One region of Caldimonas thermodepolymerans genomic DNA includes:
- a CDS encoding CobD/CbiB family protein — MSFFSVLFALLIEQLKPLRGGNVVHDSLVAWVRWTGRNFDAGKDVHAWVVWCITVIVPALLTWGVHALVAHFSVLAALAWNVAVLYLTLGFRQFSHYFTDIRDALERGDEATARRLLAEWRHLDASDLPRREILRHVIEHSLLAAHRHVFGVFFWFVLLATLGLGPAGAVFYRMAEFSSRYWAYRSRTIGVPSNARLMELAQQLFGWLDHVPARLTAFGFAVVGNFEEAVDSWRRHSELWRYANDGIILAAAAGAVGVRLGGSSAPGVTPDRTKTFEAGAAAQAGDAEGSTSGMPPELGHLRSIVGLVWRSVVLWMLLLALLSLANLIG, encoded by the coding sequence ATGAGTTTCTTCTCGGTTCTCTTTGCGCTGCTGATCGAGCAACTCAAGCCCCTGCGGGGCGGCAACGTGGTCCACGACTCGCTCGTGGCCTGGGTGCGCTGGACCGGGCGCAACTTCGACGCCGGCAAGGACGTGCATGCCTGGGTGGTCTGGTGCATCACGGTCATCGTGCCGGCACTGCTGACCTGGGGTGTCCATGCGCTGGTCGCGCACTTCAGCGTGCTCGCCGCGCTGGCCTGGAACGTCGCGGTGCTCTACCTCACGCTGGGGTTCCGCCAGTTCAGCCACTACTTCACCGACATCCGCGACGCGCTGGAGCGCGGCGACGAGGCCACCGCACGCCGCCTGCTGGCCGAGTGGCGCCACCTCGATGCCAGCGACCTGCCGCGCCGGGAGATCCTGCGCCACGTGATCGAGCATTCGCTGCTCGCGGCGCACCGCCACGTGTTCGGCGTGTTCTTCTGGTTCGTGCTGCTGGCCACGCTGGGCCTGGGGCCGGCCGGTGCGGTGTTCTACCGCATGGCCGAGTTCTCCAGCCGCTACTGGGCCTACAGGAGCCGCACCATCGGCGTGCCGAGCAACGCCCGCCTGATGGAGCTGGCGCAGCAGCTGTTCGGCTGGCTGGACCACGTGCCGGCGCGCCTGACCGCGTTCGGCTTCGCGGTGGTCGGCAACTTCGAGGAGGCGGTCGACAGCTGGCGCCGCCACAGCGAGCTGTGGCGCTACGCGAACGACGGCATCATCCTGGCCGCCGCGGCCGGGGCGGTCGGCGTGCGGCTGGGCGGCAGCAGCGCGCCCGGCGTGACCCCGGACCGGACCAAGACCTTCGAGGCGGGCGCGGCGGCGCAGGCGGGCGACGCGGAGGGTTCGACCTCCGGCATGCCGCCCGAGCTCGGGCACTTGCGCAGCATCGTCGGGCTGGTCTGGCGCTCGGTGGTGCTGTGGATGCTGCTGCTGGCGCTGCTGTCGCTGGCCAACCTGATCGGCTGA
- a CDS encoding M48 family metallopeptidase — translation MQSAFILTLVFAAAMLAMLVTKFWLASRQIRHVSRHRDAVPAPFEGHVSLASHQRAADYTIAKLRFGLLSTAFGTAVLLGWTLLGGLDALNVAVRDAVQPAWGDMAYQLALLAAFALIGGLLDLPFELWSTFRIEQRFGFNRMTWGLYFSDLLKSLVVGALLGLPLAALILWLMQAAGPAWWLWAWAAWVAFSLLMLVVIPTVVAPLFNRFEPLGDGPLRERVQALMARCGFQAKGLFVMDGSKRSAHANAYFTGFGAAKRVVFFDTLLHKLTPGEVEAVLAHELGHFKRRHVLKRMVAIFGVSLLGFALLGWLSGQAWFYAGLGVSPNMGAPNHALALLLFLLAGPVFMFFVSPWAASLSRRHEFEADAYACQQADGRDLAAALLKLYEDNASTLTPDPVYVRFYYSHPPATQRLAAMQAQFGG, via the coding sequence ATGCAGTCCGCCTTCATCCTGACCCTGGTCTTCGCCGCCGCCATGCTGGCGATGCTGGTCACCAAGTTCTGGCTTGCCAGCCGCCAGATCCGCCACGTGTCGCGCCACCGCGACGCAGTGCCGGCGCCCTTCGAGGGCCATGTCTCGCTGGCTTCCCACCAGCGCGCCGCCGACTACACCATCGCGAAGCTGCGCTTCGGGCTGCTGTCCACCGCCTTCGGCACCGCCGTGCTGCTGGGCTGGACGCTGCTGGGCGGGCTCGACGCGCTCAACGTCGCGGTGCGCGACGCGGTGCAGCCGGCCTGGGGGGACATGGCCTACCAGCTCGCGCTGCTGGCCGCCTTCGCCCTGATCGGCGGGCTGCTGGACCTGCCCTTCGAGCTGTGGAGCACCTTCCGCATCGAGCAGCGCTTCGGCTTCAACCGCATGACCTGGGGGCTGTACTTCAGCGACCTGCTCAAGTCGCTGGTCGTCGGCGCGCTGCTGGGCCTGCCGCTGGCGGCGCTGATCCTGTGGCTGATGCAGGCCGCGGGCCCCGCCTGGTGGCTGTGGGCCTGGGCTGCCTGGGTGGCGTTCAGCCTGCTGATGCTGGTGGTGATCCCCACCGTCGTCGCGCCGCTGTTCAACCGCTTCGAGCCGCTCGGCGACGGCCCGCTGCGCGAGCGCGTGCAGGCGCTGATGGCGCGCTGCGGCTTCCAGGCCAAGGGCCTGTTCGTGATGGACGGCTCGAAGCGCTCGGCCCACGCCAACGCCTACTTCACCGGTTTCGGCGCGGCCAAGCGCGTGGTGTTCTTCGACACCCTGCTGCACAAGCTCACCCCCGGCGAGGTCGAGGCGGTGCTGGCGCATGAACTCGGCCACTTCAAGCGCCGCCACGTGCTCAAGCGCATGGTCGCGATCTTCGGCGTGAGCCTGCTCGGCTTCGCGCTGCTCGGCTGGCTGTCGGGCCAGGCGTGGTTCTACGCCGGCCTGGGCGTGTCGCCCAACATGGGCGCGCCCAACCATGCGCTGGCGCTGCTGCTGTTCCTGCTCGCCGGGCCGGTGTTCATGTTCTTCGTCTCGCCGTGGGCCGCGAGCCTGTCGCGCCGCCACGAGTTCGAGGCCGACGCCTACGCCTGCCAGCAGGCCGACGGGCGCGACCTCGCTGCCGCGCTGCTCAAGCTCTACGAGGACAATGCCTCCACGCTGACGCCCGATCCGGTCTACGTGCGGTTCTACTATTCCCACCCGCCGGCCACGCAGCGCCTGGCGGCCATGCAAGCCCAGTTCGGTGGTTGA
- a CDS encoding 4a-hydroxytetrahydrobiopterin dehydratase produces MTTLLNQTCRPLEGGTPMSAEELEAHLREVPGWTVRDGALEKTYAFANYHDTMAFVNALAWISHREDHHPDLLVKYGSCQVRYSTHSVGGISINDFICAAKADALLG; encoded by the coding sequence ATGACGACCCTGCTGAATCAGACATGCCGGCCGCTGGAAGGCGGCACCCCGATGTCGGCCGAGGAACTCGAGGCGCACCTGCGCGAGGTGCCGGGCTGGACGGTCCGCGACGGCGCGCTCGAGAAGACCTACGCCTTTGCGAACTACCACGACACCATGGCCTTCGTGAACGCCCTGGCCTGGATCTCGCACCGGGAAGACCACCATCCCGACCTGCTGGTGAAGTACGGCAGCTGCCAGGTGCGCTACAGCACGCACTCGGTCGGCGGCATCTCGATCAACGACTTCATCTGTGCCGCCAAGGCGGACGCGCTGCTGGGCTGA
- a CDS encoding DUF2339 domain-containing protein — protein MAWIGFFIGLAVAWVCADIFGPEAGLVVLGALVGMLLARLYRRVGRLEAELAQLRAGALLAEVQSTPVPAPVAAPPAATAPAVPPSQAPGVKEGLAPAAAAVIPAPVPPGPAAAPPAPSPPAAASEVDEQSHRITASLGRSVLAWFRGGNAIVRIGVLILFLGVAFLLRYAAEHALLPVELRIAGVAAGGVVLAGLGWRLRERRRGYGLTLQGAGVGILYLTIFAAFRLYGLVPAGLAFALLVALSAVAALLAVAQQALPLAVLGFAGGFLAPVFASTGEGSHVALFGYFLVLNLAIAWIASRQAWKLLNLVGFFFTFSIATVWGLRSWQPEHFTTTEPFLVAHFLLYLYISVQYSRQLVTAPEARGLPYVDGGLLFGLPVVAFGLQAALVRDMPYALAISSAVLSAVYLLLGRWLWRRSGQQLRLLVEGLFALGVIFLLLVTPLALDARWTGAAWAAQGAGIVWVGLRQGRLWPAALGVLLQCIAAVVYWEHHVRPAEAVPFLNAALLSALLLGGSAWVTARLLRQQADAAGQDAPAWNRLPRPAWQALHGFMLAVGLLQLLAGWGEELEAADWPALALSVRLALLLLAFALLHEVLHRRLAWPELRLPARLLWGAAAAVSLIGMTGVLFSVSLQWQRYVHEAVWFEVLAVLACGLWLLRRLQGPTWLHRATGVEHGALAWYAMLHGAVLLYAATGTLIGRHQAWTALAPIVLPTAVAWWVLHRTAWAAWPADRHATALRRTVLLPWMGVLLLWTALVNRYAAAGMAPLPYVPLVNPVDLGHALALLYGVRLWMVCHGRQARWGKPLLVLALAAAFWWLNALLVRSLHHWAGTPMWDHGALRDDLVQMSLTILWTVTALVLMLVATRRAAPARARSVWVAGAVLLAAVVLKLFFVDLSHLGTLQRIVSFLGVGLLMLVIGYVAPLPPAAPSREPQA, from the coding sequence ATGGCGTGGATCGGGTTTTTCATCGGGCTGGCCGTGGCCTGGGTCTGCGCGGACATCTTCGGTCCCGAAGCCGGGCTCGTCGTGCTGGGCGCGCTGGTCGGCATGCTGCTGGCCCGGCTGTACCGCCGGGTCGGCCGCCTGGAAGCCGAGCTGGCGCAGCTGCGTGCCGGGGCGTTGCTGGCAGAGGTCCAGTCCACTCCGGTACCGGCCCCCGTCGCCGCGCCCCCGGCTGCCACAGCGCCGGCAGTCCCGCCGTCGCAAGCCCCCGGCGTCAAGGAGGGGCTCGCGCCCGCCGCGGCCGCCGTCATCCCGGCGCCCGTGCCGCCCGGGCCCGCGGCGGCACCGCCGGCCCCCTCCCCGCCGGCCGCCGCGTCCGAGGTCGACGAGCAGTCGCACCGCATCACCGCGTCGCTCGGCCGCAGCGTGCTGGCCTGGTTCCGCGGCGGCAACGCCATCGTGCGCATCGGGGTGCTGATCCTGTTCCTCGGCGTGGCCTTCCTGCTGCGCTACGCGGCCGAACACGCCCTGCTGCCGGTCGAGCTGCGCATCGCCGGCGTGGCCGCGGGCGGCGTGGTGCTGGCCGGGCTCGGCTGGCGCCTGCGCGAGCGGCGCCGCGGCTACGGCCTGACCCTGCAAGGCGCTGGCGTGGGCATCCTGTACCTGACGATCTTCGCGGCGTTCCGGCTCTACGGGCTGGTGCCGGCGGGCCTCGCCTTCGCGCTGCTGGTGGCGCTGTCGGCCGTCGCCGCGCTGCTTGCGGTCGCGCAGCAGGCGCTGCCGCTGGCGGTGCTCGGCTTCGCGGGCGGCTTTCTGGCACCGGTGTTCGCCTCCACCGGCGAAGGCAGCCATGTCGCGCTGTTCGGCTACTTCCTGGTGCTGAACCTCGCCATCGCCTGGATCGCCTCGCGCCAGGCGTGGAAGCTGCTGAACCTGGTCGGCTTCTTCTTTACCTTCTCGATCGCGACCGTCTGGGGGCTGCGCTCGTGGCAGCCGGAGCACTTCACGACCACCGAGCCGTTCCTGGTCGCGCACTTCCTGCTCTACCTCTACATCTCGGTCCAGTACAGCCGGCAGCTGGTCACGGCGCCGGAGGCGCGCGGCCTGCCCTACGTGGACGGCGGCCTGCTGTTCGGCCTGCCCGTCGTGGCCTTCGGCCTGCAGGCGGCGCTGGTGCGCGACATGCCCTACGCGCTCGCGATCTCCAGCGCCGTGCTGTCGGCCGTCTACCTGCTGCTCGGGCGCTGGCTGTGGCGGCGCAGCGGCCAGCAGCTGCGGCTGCTGGTCGAAGGCCTGTTCGCGCTGGGCGTGATCTTCCTGCTGCTGGTCACGCCGCTGGCGCTGGACGCGCGCTGGACCGGCGCGGCGTGGGCGGCCCAGGGCGCGGGCATCGTCTGGGTCGGGCTGCGCCAGGGACGCCTGTGGCCCGCGGCCCTGGGCGTGCTGCTGCAGTGCATCGCCGCGGTGGTGTACTGGGAGCATCACGTGCGCCCGGCCGAGGCCGTGCCGTTCCTCAACGCCGCGCTGCTGTCGGCCCTGCTGCTGGGCGGCTCGGCCTGGGTGACGGCGCGCCTGCTGCGCCAGCAGGCGGATGCGGCCGGCCAGGACGCGCCGGCGTGGAACCGCCTGCCGCGCCCGGCCTGGCAGGCGCTGCACGGCTTCATGCTCGCCGTGGGCCTGCTGCAGCTGCTGGCCGGCTGGGGCGAGGAACTCGAGGCGGCCGACTGGCCGGCACTCGCGCTGTCGGTGCGCCTGGCCCTGCTGCTGCTCGCCTTCGCGCTGCTGCACGAGGTCCTGCACCGGCGCCTGGCCTGGCCCGAGCTGCGCCTGCCTGCGCGCCTGCTGTGGGGCGCCGCCGCGGCCGTGTCGCTCATCGGGATGACCGGCGTGCTGTTCAGCGTCTCGCTGCAATGGCAGCGCTACGTGCACGAGGCCGTCTGGTTCGAGGTGCTGGCGGTGCTCGCCTGCGGACTGTGGCTGCTGCGCCGCCTGCAGGGCCCCACCTGGCTGCACCGGGCCACGGGCGTCGAGCATGGAGCCCTGGCGTGGTACGCGATGCTGCACGGGGCGGTGCTGCTCTACGCCGCGACCGGCACGCTGATCGGCCGGCACCAGGCCTGGACCGCGCTGGCACCCATCGTGCTGCCGACCGCCGTGGCCTGGTGGGTGCTGCACCGCACCGCCTGGGCCGCCTGGCCGGCCGACCGGCATGCCACCGCGTTGCGACGCACGGTGCTGCTGCCCTGGATGGGCGTGCTGCTGCTGTGGACGGCGCTGGTCAACCGCTACGCCGCGGCCGGCATGGCGCCGCTGCCTTATGTGCCGCTGGTCAATCCGGTGGACCTGGGACACGCGCTGGCGCTGCTGTACGGCGTGCGGCTGTGGATGGTCTGCCACGGCCGCCAGGCGCGCTGGGGCAAGCCGCTGCTGGTGCTGGCGCTGGCCGCGGCCTTCTGGTGGCTCAACGCGCTGCTGGTGCGCAGCCTGCACCACTGGGCCGGCACGCCGATGTGGGACCACGGGGCGCTGCGCGACGACCTGGTGCAAATGAGCCTGACCATCCTGTGGACCGTCACCGCGCTGGTGCTGATGCTGGTCGCCACCCGCCGCGCCGCTCCGGCGCGTGCGCGCAGCGTCTGGGTGGCCGGCGCGGTGCTGCTCGCTGCGGTGGTGCTCAAGCTGTTCTTCGTCGACCTGTCCCACCTGGGCACCCTGCAGCGCATCGTGTCCTTCCTCGGCGTGGGCCTGCTGATGCTGGTGATCGGCTACGTCGCGCCGTTGCCGCCCGCTGCGCCGTCCCGGGAGCCGCAAGCATGA
- the trmD gene encoding tRNA (guanosine(37)-N1)-methyltransferase TrmD — protein MRFDVVTLFPDLFQPFLGLGVTRRAFESGQVDVRLWQLRDFADDNYRRVDDRPYGGGPGMVMLVEPLERALAAVRAERQDDAPVVLFTPTGRRIDQALLREWAEGPGATLVCGRYEGIDQRFIDRHVDVELSLGDFVLSGGEIPALALLDGIARLQPGVLNDAQSHVQDSFSDGLLDCPHYSRPEVLQTEAGPLAVPPVLLSGHHAEIARWRREQSLRLTAERRPDLIAAARAAGQLSAADEKFLASLGL, from the coding sequence GTGCGCTTCGACGTCGTCACGCTGTTCCCGGACCTGTTCCAGCCCTTCCTGGGCCTGGGCGTGACCCGGCGCGCCTTCGAGAGCGGGCAGGTCGACGTGCGGCTGTGGCAGCTGCGCGACTTCGCCGACGACAACTACCGCCGCGTCGACGACCGTCCCTATGGCGGCGGGCCCGGCATGGTGATGCTGGTCGAGCCGCTGGAGCGCGCGCTGGCGGCGGTGCGGGCCGAGCGCCAGGACGACGCCCCGGTGGTGCTGTTCACGCCCACCGGCCGGCGCATCGACCAGGCGCTGCTGCGCGAATGGGCCGAGGGGCCCGGCGCGACGCTGGTGTGCGGCCGCTACGAGGGCATCGACCAGCGCTTCATCGACCGGCACGTGGACGTGGAGCTGAGCCTGGGCGACTTCGTGCTGTCCGGCGGCGAGATCCCGGCCCTGGCCCTGCTGGACGGCATCGCCCGCCTGCAGCCCGGCGTGCTGAACGATGCCCAGTCGCACGTGCAGGACAGCTTCAGCGACGGGCTGCTCGACTGCCCGCACTACAGCCGCCCCGAGGTGCTGCAGACCGAGGCCGGGCCGCTGGCGGTGCCACCGGTGCTGCTGTCGGGCCACCATGCCGAGATCGCCCGCTGGCGGCGCGAGCAGTCGCTGCGCCTGACCGCCGAGCGCCGGCCCGACCTGATCGCCGCGGCGCGGGCCGCCGGGCAGCTGTCGGCCGCGGACGAGAAGTTTCTCGCCTCGCTTGGGCTATAA
- a CDS encoding DUF3999 family protein: protein MPHRVLLAAALACAGAAGAQPEPHFAAQAPVQLHSDDGLHRLTLPLQVLQHVQRQDLADVRIVDARGRAAPLAWAPPPQGRPRLRYVEVPRFAWPAPPAAAGSEPSVQVQVDAQGAVVRIDAGAAGTTQGTEGTWLLDLSQAPHRTPDGRERLAGLRVHWDAPPQGAQVHVTVEASEDLRQWRRLTEAMLLDAPGAGAASGERLSLREIDLPASTHAPAYLRLRLSPAVALQGVDARLQRSDEAVAALERTVVRFEPEPDGDGTVRRWTLDLGGPVPLRRLQIELPQPNTVASFRLERRVEGRTPWQPVTSFTSYRLHRDGRELLAPPVELPPVAPTRHWRLQLTGRGPDLGPTALDAQVQWPAPQLVFAARGEPPFMLRVGAAEARPDDLPIAQLVPAYREGDEWRLPQASLGALTTLAAPDLSLVERLAASTPQQRRRWLLWGVLVVAVGLLAWLARRLLRDLDARPGPPGA from the coding sequence ATGCCGCACCGTGTCCTGCTCGCCGCCGCGCTGGCCTGTGCCGGGGCAGCCGGCGCCCAGCCCGAGCCGCACTTTGCCGCGCAGGCGCCAGTGCAGCTGCATTCCGACGACGGGCTGCACCGCCTGACGCTGCCGCTGCAGGTGCTGCAGCATGTCCAGCGCCAGGACCTGGCCGACGTGCGCATCGTCGATGCGCGGGGCCGCGCCGCGCCGCTGGCCTGGGCTCCGCCGCCCCAGGGGCGGCCCCGGCTCCGCTACGTCGAGGTGCCCCGCTTCGCCTGGCCGGCACCGCCCGCCGCTGCAGGAAGCGAACCGTCGGTCCAGGTGCAGGTCGACGCCCAGGGTGCCGTGGTGCGCATCGATGCCGGGGCCGCGGGCACCACGCAGGGCACGGAGGGGACCTGGCTGCTGGACCTGAGCCAGGCGCCGCACCGCACACCGGACGGCCGCGAGCGGCTTGCCGGCCTGCGCGTGCACTGGGACGCCCCGCCGCAGGGTGCGCAGGTCCACGTCACCGTGGAGGCCAGCGAGGACCTGCGGCAATGGCGCAGGCTCACCGAGGCCATGCTGCTCGATGCGCCGGGCGCAGGGGCGGCCAGCGGCGAGCGCCTGTCGCTGCGCGAGATCGACCTGCCCGCCTCGACCCACGCCCCGGCCTACCTGCGCCTGCGGCTGTCGCCGGCGGTCGCGTTGCAGGGCGTCGACGCCCGCCTGCAGCGCAGCGACGAGGCGGTCGCCGCGCTGGAGCGCACCGTGGTCCGTTTCGAGCCGGAGCCCGACGGCGACGGCACCGTGCGCCGCTGGACCCTGGACCTGGGCGGTCCCGTGCCGCTGCGCCGCCTGCAGATCGAGCTGCCCCAGCCGAACACGGTCGCGAGCTTCCGGCTCGAGCGCCGCGTCGAAGGGCGCACGCCCTGGCAGCCGGTGACCAGCTTCACCAGCTACCGGCTGCACCGCGACGGCCGCGAGTTGCTCGCCCCTCCGGTGGAGCTGCCGCCGGTCGCGCCGACGCGGCACTGGCGCCTGCAGCTGACCGGGCGCGGGCCGGACCTCGGCCCCACGGCGCTGGATGCGCAGGTGCAGTGGCCCGCCCCGCAGCTGGTGTTCGCCGCCCGTGGCGAGCCCCCCTTCATGCTGCGCGTCGGCGCCGCCGAGGCGCGGCCCGACGACCTGCCGATCGCGCAGCTGGTGCCGGCTTACCGCGAAGGCGACGAGTGGCGGCTGCCGCAGGCCTCGCTGGGTGCGCTGACGACGCTCGCCGCACCGGACCTGTCGCTCGTCGAACGGCTGGCCGCCAGCACGCCGCAGCAGCGGCGCCGCTGGCTGCTGTGGGGCGTGCTCGTCGTCGCGGTGGGGCTGCTGGCGTGGCTGGCGCGGCGGCTGCTGCGCGACCTGGACGCGCGCCCCGGCCCGCCCGGCGCCTGA
- the rsgA gene encoding ribosome small subunit-dependent GTPase A: MTRAVELERGLVVAGYGRHYLVETPEGRRVVCRPRGKKSECVVGDRVQWMRTVASGTDEGVIERIEPRRNLLFRQDEWRTKSFAANLDLLLVMVAVEPQFSESQLSRSLIAAESAGIPVCILLNKVDLPQAAAARERLAPYRAMGYDVQEVSLQAAPDEARAALAPRLDGRATLVLGPSGTGKSTLINLMVPAAQAQVGEISQALNSGRHTTTSTQWYWVDAARTTGLIDSPGFQEFGLRQIDPQQLPAYMPDLRAHVGECRFYNCTHRQEPGCGVRAAVERGEVSASRYRIYGEIHEELSRPAY; encoded by the coding sequence ATGACCCGAGCTGTCGAGCTGGAACGCGGGCTGGTGGTGGCCGGCTACGGCCGCCACTACCTGGTCGAGACGCCCGAAGGCCGGCGCGTGGTCTGCCGCCCCCGCGGCAAGAAGAGCGAATGCGTGGTCGGTGACCGGGTGCAGTGGATGCGCACGGTCGCCAGCGGCACCGACGAAGGCGTGATCGAACGGATCGAGCCGCGCCGCAACCTGCTGTTCCGGCAGGACGAGTGGCGCACCAAGTCCTTCGCCGCCAACCTGGACCTGCTGCTGGTGATGGTCGCCGTCGAGCCGCAGTTCAGCGAGTCGCAGCTGAGCCGCTCGCTGATCGCGGCCGAGTCCGCCGGCATCCCGGTGTGCATCCTGCTCAACAAGGTCGACCTGCCGCAGGCCGCGGCGGCCCGCGAGCGCCTGGCGCCCTACCGGGCGATGGGTTACGACGTGCAGGAGGTGTCGCTGCAGGCGGCGCCGGACGAGGCGCGCGCCGCGCTCGCGCCGCGCCTGGACGGCCGCGCGACGCTGGTGCTGGGCCCCTCGGGCACGGGCAAGAGCACGCTGATCAACCTGATGGTGCCCGCCGCGCAGGCCCAGGTGGGCGAGATCTCGCAGGCGCTCAACTCCGGCCGCCACACGACGACCAGCACGCAGTGGTACTGGGTCGATGCGGCGCGCACCACGGGGCTGATCGATTCGCCCGGCTTCCAGGAATTCGGCCTGCGCCAGATCGACCCGCAGCAGCTGCCGGCCTACATGCCCGACCTGCGCGCGCATGTCGGCGAGTGCCGCTTCTACAACTGCACCCACCGGCAGGAGCCGGGCTGCGGGGTGCGCGCGGCGGTCGAGCGCGGCGAGGTCAGCGCGAGCCGCTACCGCATCTACGGCGAGATCCACGAGGAGCTGTCGCGCCCGGCCTACTGA
- a CDS encoding YkgJ family cysteine cluster protein codes for MTCGACCARFRVSFYWSEADDAPGGWVPSGLTVRISPHLRAMRGTEAGQRRCEALEGCLGERVACRIYLQRPSPCRDFPWHGEHGRANPRCNAAREGLGLPPLPDPAWEGPLAA; via the coding sequence CTGACCTGCGGCGCGTGCTGCGCGCGCTTCCGGGTGTCGTTCTACTGGTCCGAGGCCGACGACGCGCCGGGCGGCTGGGTGCCGTCCGGCCTGACGGTGCGCATCTCGCCGCACCTGCGCGCGATGCGCGGCACCGAGGCCGGGCAGCGCCGCTGCGAGGCGCTCGAGGGCTGCCTCGGCGAGCGCGTGGCCTGCCGCATCTACCTGCAGCGGCCGTCGCCCTGCCGTGATTTCCCCTGGCACGGCGAACACGGGCGCGCCAACCCGCGCTGCAACGCGGCGCGCGAGGGGCTCGGCCTGCCGCCGCTGCCGGATCCGGCCTGGGAAGGGCCGCTCGCTGCCTGA
- the orn gene encoding oligoribonuclease — protein sequence MTPDPATIPPALPFNDQNLIWIDLEMTGLYPDRDRIIEIAVVVTDAQLTTRVEGPVFAIHQSDEVLDAMDAWNKGTHGRSGLIDRVKASTITEAQAEEQTIEFLRRFVPKNTSPMCGNSICQDRRFLANYMPRLESFFHYRNLDVSTLKELAKRWKPEVAASFKKAQKHTALADIHESIDELVHYREHFLQR from the coding sequence ATGACCCCAGACCCCGCCACCATTCCACCTGCCTTGCCGTTCAACGACCAGAACCTGATCTGGATCGACCTGGAGATGACCGGGCTGTACCCCGACCGCGACCGCATCATCGAGATCGCCGTCGTGGTGACCGACGCGCAGCTGACCACGCGCGTCGAAGGCCCGGTGTTCGCGATCCACCAGAGCGACGAGGTGCTCGACGCGATGGACGCCTGGAACAAGGGCACGCACGGCCGCTCGGGCCTGATCGACCGCGTCAAGGCCTCGACCATCACCGAGGCGCAGGCCGAGGAGCAGACCATCGAGTTCCTGCGCCGCTTCGTGCCGAAGAACACCTCGCCGATGTGCGGCAACTCGATCTGCCAGGACCGGCGTTTCCTCGCCAACTACATGCCGCGGCTGGAAAGCTTCTTCCACTACCGCAACCTGGACGTCAGCACGCTCAAGGAACTGGCCAAGCGCTGGAAGCCCGAGGTCGCCGCGTCGTTCAAGAAGGCCCAGAAACACACTGCCCTGGCCGACATCCACGAATCCATCGATGAGCTCGTCCACTACCGGGAGCACTTCCTGCAACGCTGA
- the rplS gene encoding 50S ribosomal protein L19 — protein MDLIRQLEQEEIARLNKNIPEFAPGDTVVVNVNVVEGNRKRVQAYEGVVIAKRNRGLNSSFIVRKISSGEGVERTFQLYSPLIASIDVKRRGDVRRAKLYYLRQRSGKSARIKEKLG, from the coding sequence ATGGACCTGATCCGTCAACTCGAGCAAGAAGAGATTGCTCGCCTGAACAAGAACATTCCCGAGTTCGCGCCCGGCGACACGGTCGTCGTGAACGTGAACGTCGTCGAAGGCAACCGCAAGCGCGTGCAGGCCTACGAAGGCGTCGTGATCGCCAAGCGCAACCGCGGCCTGAACTCCAGCTTCATCGTCCGCAAGATCTCCAGCGGCGAAGGCGTGGAGCGGACCTTCCAGCTGTACAGCCCGCTGATCGCCTCGATCGACGTCAAGCGCCGCGGCGACGTGCGTCGTGCCAAGCTGTACTACCTGCGTCAACGCAGCGGCAAGTCGGCCCGCATCAAGGAAAAGCTGGGCTGA
- a CDS encoding CoA pyrophosphatase has translation MSLILHPEELPVVGIDAHLPPVASDRLHPDALRQRFRSPPAWEPEVRAERRMAGREPAHASVLVPLVMRDELTVLLTRRTEHLRDHAGQISFPGGRAEPHDPDPAATALREAEEEIGLPREHVEVLGTLPIYRTVTAFMVTPVVALVRPGFQLQPDPFEVAEAFEVPLQFLMQPANHRRHAFEFGGERREFFSMPWESGAQRYFIWGATAGMLRNLYRFLSA, from the coding sequence ATGTCGTTGATCTTGCACCCCGAGGAGCTGCCGGTCGTCGGCATCGATGCGCACCTGCCGCCAGTGGCGAGCGATCGCCTGCATCCCGACGCGCTGCGGCAGCGTTTCCGCTCCCCGCCGGCATGGGAGCCCGAGGTCAGGGCCGAGCGCCGCATGGCCGGCCGCGAACCGGCGCATGCCTCGGTGCTGGTGCCGCTGGTGATGCGCGACGAGCTGACCGTGCTGCTGACGCGGCGCACCGAGCACCTGCGTGACCACGCGGGCCAGATCAGCTTCCCGGGCGGGCGCGCCGAGCCGCACGACCCGGACCCCGCCGCCACCGCACTGCGCGAGGCCGAGGAGGAGATCGGCCTGCCGCGCGAGCATGTGGAGGTGCTCGGCACGCTGCCCATCTACCGCACCGTCACCGCCTTCATGGTCACCCCGGTGGTTGCCCTGGTGCGCCCGGGGTTCCAGCTGCAACCTGATCCGTTCGAGGTGGCCGAGGCGTTCGAGGTGCCGCTGCAGTTCCTGATGCAGCCCGCCAACCACCGGCGTCATGCGTTCGAGTTCGGCGGCGAACGGCGCGAGTTCTTCTCGATGCCGTGGGAGTCGGGCGCGCAGCGCTACTTCATCTGGGGCGCGACCGCGGGGATGTTGCGCAACCTGTACCGCTTCCTGTCCGCCTGA